The genomic region GTGCGCGGTCCGCGGTGGGCCGTCGTCGCGGCGGTGCTCGATGCGCCGTCAGCGCGGCCGTCCGCGATGCGCCGTCAGCGCGGCCGTCAGCGGTGCGCGGCGAGCGCGACCACGGCCCGACCGCCGCGCTCGCGTCGGCGGTGGTTGACGAACGCGAGCGCGTCGACGAACCCCTGGTACAGCGCCGCAGGCACGGCCGCGGCGTCGGTCAGCGCGATCACGACGATGCCGCCCGGCGGCGCGTGGACCGCCGACATGCGGGCGTCGGGCTCGTCGAGGTAGGTCAGGCAGTCGATCAGCGCGTCGAGGTTGGCGCCATAGAAGGCCGGGAAGCCGAACTGGCGCGCCAGCTCGGCGTGGAACTCCGCGGGCGTGGTCATCGCCGCGCCGTCGAGCGTGACCACCTGCTCGGGCGGGGGCGTCATCACGACCGCGCCGCCGTGCTGCGGCGACGGCGCCAGCGCGAGGTGCACCACCAGCGCGGCGCTGTCGGGGCCGGCGCCGACCCGGACCGCGAGCGGCTGGGACGAGGTCGCGATCAAGGTCGCGGTCGCGGGCAGGCCGTGGCCGTGGCCGTCGACCTCGACGCCGACGCGGGCGCTGGTCGCGTAGACGATCGCGACCCCGGCCGGCAGCGCTCGGTCCTCGACCGCGGCCAGGCGCGCCGCCGTCCACGTGACGTCGGCGCGGGCGATCAGGTTCCAGACGCGGGCCGGACCGGTGATCGTCGCGGTCACGTCGTCGGCGCCTCCGAACTCGATCGCCGCGCCGGTCGTGCCATGCCACGCGCGCCCGTCGATGGTCAGCGTCAGGCCGCCGCCGTCATCGAGCACGCACAGCCAGCGGCGGTAGCCGGGCAGGCGGGTGAACGGGCCGGGCGCTGTGATCTCGGCGACGCTGACCCGCGCCAGCCGGGCCGCGGCGGCGCCGGCCGGCCAGCGCGCGATCTCGTGCGACGTGCCCTGCGCGGCGCCCCACGGCGCCGACCGCCACGCGCCGGCGTCGATGCGTTCGATCAGCGGCATGGACCGCGACCGTACACCCTCACGGCCGGCGCACGGCCTTGGGCGTGCGCCCGGCCTTGGCGGCGGCCACGACGGTCGGCAACCCCGACGGCGTCAGCGACACCTCGTACTTGTGGCTGTTGAGCGTGACCTTCGAGTTCTTGAGGTAGACCATCACGCGCTTGTCGAACGTGTTGCCGAGCTGGAGCGTCCAGGTGCCGTCGTTGCTCGCGAAGGTCTTGCTCTGCGACGGCTGGGCCTCGGCGCCGGTCAGATCGAGCACGCACACGGTCACCGTGTACGACGCGTCGGCGTTGCCGCCGGTGCCGCGCAGCCGCAGGGTGGCGTTCTGCGACGGCAGGCCGATCGAGACGAACGTCCGCTCGGCGTTGAGGCTGCCGTCGTAGATGCGCTCGGCCCAGGTCGAGGCGTCGGTCTGGTCGCCCCAGCCGAGCCCGCGCGGGCCGATCTTGCCGGAGCCGGCGTCGAGGTTGTACTCGGCCACGACCTTCTCGGCCTCGGCCAGGTACCTCTGGTAGTCGTCGACGCACTGCTGCGCCTGCTCGGGCGTGGTCGACAGCGCCTTGCAGATCGGCGCCTGCAGGATCGGCGACAGCTTCTTGAACGCCGTCGTGAGCTTGCTCCACTCGGAGCTGCACGGGTTGGCGCTGGCGCGCTGGTGGGCGGCGGCGGTGAGGGCGAGGGCGGCGAACGCGGTGACGGCGAGCTTGTTCATCGGATGCTCCTGGTGTGGTTGGCGGCGACGTGCATTCATCGACGACATCCATGAGCACAGGCCGTACCAGCGCCGCGGGTGCGCGGCGCGCCGACCTGCGGGTGCGACCAGGCCGAGCGAGCGTGGCGGGCGGCGATGGCACGCCACATCAGCGCGCTGGTACAATGCTTGCTGTCGAGCGGGGGGATGCTCGACCTGATCGACACGATGCCGACCGAACCCACGCCGACGCCGGAGCCTGCGCCGCCGACGCGCACCCACCACGAGGTCGGCTCGGCCGACCTGGGCGCGGGCTACCTGCTGTGCATCGAGGACGGCAGCTCCCACACGGTGCCGCTGCCCGGCGACGGCGAGCTGACGCTGGGCCGCGATCCCGAGTGCACGATCCGCCTCGCCGACGCCCAGGTGTCACGCCGACACGCCGTCATCGCCGCGGTCGCCGACGGGGTGCGGGTGACCGATCTCGACAGCCGCCACGGCACGTTCGTCAACGGCGAGCGGGTGGCGCGGCCCCGGCGGCTCCTGTCCGGCGACGTGATCACGCTGGGCGGGGCGGTCGTGGTCGTCCACCGCACCGCGCGCGCGGTCGGCGTGCGCACGGTCGTCGACGGCGCCGAGCTGGCCACGCGCCTCGAGATCGAGCTCGATCGCACGCTGCGCTACGGCCGCACCGTCGCGCTGGTGGTCGTGCGCAGCGACGCCGACGTCGACCGCGGCCGCCTGACCACCGCGCTGGCTTCGCACCTGCGGCCGATCGACGCCGCCGCGCTGTTCGGCGACCGCGAGGTGGTCGTGGTCCTGCCGGAGCTGGGGGCGCCCGCGGCGATCGAGTCCGCCGCGCGCCTGTTGGCGATCGTGGGCGGCGGCCGCGCCGGCGTCGCCACCGCGCCCCACGACGGCTGCGATCTCGACACGCTCCTGGGCGCGGCCCGGGGCGCCGCCACCGCCGCGGCCCCGGGCGTGGTCGCGGCGGCGCAGAGCGACGTGCTCCGGCTCGAGTTCGGCGACAAGGTCGTGGTCGCCGCCGATCCGGCGATGCGGCGCCTGTACGAGCTGATCCGCCGGCTGGCCCGGAGCGATCTGCCGGTCCTGGTCCACGGCGAGACCGGCAGCGGCAAGGAGCTCGCGGCCGCGGCGATCCACCACGGCTCGGCGCGCGCGCGCGCCGCTGATCTCGATCAACTGCGCGGCCTTGCCCGAGACCCTGGCCGAGGCCGAGCTGTTCGGGCACGAGCGCGGCGCGTTCACCGGCGCCGGCCAGCGCGCCGGGCTGCTCGAGGCGGCCTCGGGCGGGACCGTGTTCCTCGACGAGATCGCCGATCTGTCGCCGGCGATCCAGGCCAAGCTCCTGCGCGCGCTCGAGGCCGGCAAGATCACGCGCCTCGGCGACACCCGCGAGCGCGCGATCGACATCCGGCTGGTGGCCGCGACCCACCGCGATCTCGCGCTCGAGGTCGCGGCCGGGCGGTTCCGCCAGGACCTGTTGTTCCGGCTCAACGCCGCGCGGGTCGTGGTGCCGCCGCTGCGCGATCGCCGGCGCGAGCTGATCCTCCTGGCCGAGCACCTGCTGACCGCGGCCTGTGGCCGGCTCGGGCGCGATCCGGTGCCGCTGTCGACCGACGTCGTGCGCGCGCTGTACGCGCACCGCTGGCCCGGCAACGTGCGCGAACTCAAGAACGTCATGGACTACGCGGCGGCGGCGGCGGTCGACGCCGCGGTGATCGAGCCGTGGCACCTGCCGGAGGACCTGGCCGCGCTCGCGGGCGAGCCCGCGGCCGAGCTGGCCGTCGCCGACGACGACGCGGCGGCGATGGCGCCGCCGACCCGGTTCCGCCCGATCGACGACGAGGTCGCCGAGCTCGAGCGCGCGCGCATGATCCAGGCGCTGGCGGCGTGCGACGGCGTGCGCAACAAGGCCGCGGCGCTGATCGACATGCCGCTGCGCACGTTCGTCACCAAGTTCAAGCGCTTCGCGATCCTGCCCGGCGACTGGGCCCGAGCGAAGGCCCGGTGATCGACGACACCGCGCTGGGCGACTACCAGATCGTGCGGCCGCTCGGGCGCGGCGGCATGGGCCTGGTGTTCCTCGGCCACGACCCGGTGCTCGATCGACCGGTCGCGATCAAGCTGATCGCCACCGCCGCGCCCAGCGCCGCCGCGCGCGAGCGGTTCTTGATCGAGGCCCGCGCGATCGCGCGCCTGGCCCACCCCAACGTGGTCGCGGTGTACCGGGCCGGCGAGACCCGCGACGGTCGCCCGTTCCTGGTGCAGGAGCTGGTGCGCGGCCACAGCCTCGATCGGCTGACGCCGCCGCTGCCCGCGGCCGAGGTCCGGCGCATCGGCGTCGAGATCGCGCGCGGCCTGGCGGCGGCCCACCGGCGCGGCGTGCTGCACCGTGACCTCAAGCCGGGCAACGTCATGCTCGCCGACGACGGCGCGGTGAAGATCCTCGACTTCGGCCTGGCCAAGCTGCGGCCGCTCGATCAGCGCGGCCTGGCCAGCGCCGCGGTGGCGCCGGTCGCGCCGCCGGCCGACGACGTCACGCCGTCGACGCTGGCCGGCCACCATCGGCCCACGGGCGACACGGGCGACACGATCGACGCCGTCGCGGTCACCGCCGACGCCGGTCCGCCGGCGCCGGCCCTCGATGACACCGCCGACCTGCCGGTCGAGGCGCCCGCGGGCGCGGGGCCGGCGCCGGTCCGCGACCTGACGTTGACGCAGCCGGGGGCGGTGCTCGGGACGCCGCGCTACATGGCGCCCGAGCAGTGGCGCGGCGAGGCCGCGACCGAGCGCACCGATCTGTACGCGCTGGGCGCGGTGCTGTTCGAGCTGGCCACCGGGCGGCCGGTCTACCCGACCCGCGATCTCGACGAGCTGGCGCGCGGCGGTGCTCGAGCAAGATCCGCCGGCGCTGGCGACCGTGGCGCCCGACGTCGATCCGGCGCTGGCGGCGGTGGTCGATCGCGCGCTGGCCCGCGAGCCCGCGGCCCGGCCGGCCTCGGCCGACGCGATGGCCCAGGCGCTCGCGACCGCGGCGGCCGGCGCGCCGGTGGCCCACGTCGACAACCCGTACCGCGGCCTGGCCGCGTTCGCCGCCGACGATCGCGCGCTGTTCTTCGGCCGCGGCGCCGACGTCGGCGCGATCGTCGATCGCCTGCGCGGCGAACAAGCGGTGGTCGTCGTCGGCGACTCGGGCGTCGGCAAGTCGTCGCTGGTGCGGGCCGGCGTGCTGCCGGCGATCGCCGCCGGTGGGCTCGGCGGTGCGCGCGCGTGGATCACGGCGACCTTCCGCCCCGGCGCCGACCCCCTCGCGGCCGCGCGGGCCGCGCTCGGCGTCGCGGGCCCCGACGACCTCGCCGGCGCGCTCGCGGCGGCGACCCACGGCGGCGCCGGCCTGGTCGTGTTCGTCGATCAGGCCGAGGAGCTGATCACCCAGGCGCCGCGCGCGGACGCGGTCGAGCTCGCGGACGTGCTGGCGACCGCGCTGGCCGGCGATCCCGGCCTGCGGGTGATCGCGTCGGTGCGCGGCGACTTCGTCACCCGCCTGGCCGACGTCCCGGGCCTGCGCGCGCTGGTCACGCGCGGGCTGCACCTGGTCAGCCCGCTCGACGACGCCGGCCGGCGCGAGGCCATCCTCGGCCCGGCCGCGGTCGTCGGCGTCGAGCTCGAGGCCGCCGCGGTCGACGCGCTGGTCGCCGAAAGCGCTGGGCGCGGTGGCCTGCCGCTGCTCCAGTTCGCGCTGGCGCTCTTGTGGCAGCGGCGCGACGTCACCACCGTCCGGATCACCGCCGCCGACGTGGTCGCGATCGGCGGTGTCGGCGGGGCCCTGGCCCGGCACGCCGACGGCGTGATCGCCGCGCTCGATCCCGCCGGCCGCGCCACCGCGCGCCGGCTGCTGACCGCGCTGGTCACCAGCGACGGCACCAGCGCGATCCGCGACGCGGCCGAGCTGGCCGTCGACGCCGCCGGCGCGCGCGCGGTGCTCGACGCGCTCATCGACGGCCGCCTCGTCGTCGCCCGCGACGGCGCCGCCGGCGCCAGCTACGCCTTGGCGCACGACGCGCTGATCGTCCACTGGGCGACCTTGGCCGAGTGGCTGGCCGACGACGTCGGGCTGCGCGCGCGCCGCCAGCGCCTGGCCGCGGCCGCCACCGAGTGGGCGCGGCTCGGCCGCGGCAGGGACGGCCTGCTCACGCGGCGTCAGCTCAGCGAGGCGGCGACGCTCCCCGACCTGGCCGCGCGCGAGGCCGCGCTGGTCGCCGCGTCGCGCCGCGCGCTGGCCCGCCGCCGCACGCTGACGCTCAGCCTGGTCGCGCTGGCGGTGGCCGCGATCGTCGCCGCCGTGGTCGGCACGCGCTGGGCCCAGGCCCGCGCCCGCGACCGGCAGATCGCCGCGCACGTCGCCCGCGCGCAGAAGCTCGCCGGCGCCGCGGGCGCGCAGGCCGCGGTCGCCGATCGCACCCGCGCTGACGCGTTCGCGCAGTTCGATCGCTACGCCCGCACCAACGCCGCCGCGGACGAGGCGGTGGCCGAGGACACCTGGCGCCTGGCCCAGGCCCGGTCGCGCGAGACCCGTGACACCTACCGCGCCGCGGCGTCGGCGCTCGAGTCGGCCCTGCTGATCGAGGCGCGCCCGCGCCTGCGCACGCGCCTGGCCGAGCTGCTCCACGCCCAGGCGGTCCTGGCCGAGCGCGATCACGATCCCTACGCCGTCGCCGATCTGCGCGCGCGCGTCGCCACCTACTCGGCCGAGGTCGCCGCGACCTGGGACGCGCCGGCGACGTTGACGGTCACCGTCGACACGCCCGCCGAGCTGGTCGTGCGGTGCGCGGTGGCGAGCGATCCGACCCGTCGGCCTGGGCTGCCGCTGGCTGACGTCCGCGGGCGCACGCTGACGGTGACGACACCCCCGACCAGCTGCCTGGTCGACGTGGACAGCCCGGGGCGGGTGCGGGTGCAGGCGCCGGTGACGCTGGCGCGCGGCGAGCGGCTGGCCCTGGCGCTGACCCTGCCGGCCGCGGCGACCGCGCCCGCGGGGTTCGCCTACGTCGCGCCGGGGCGGTTCCTGTTCGGCGCCGAGCCCGAGGAGGTGCGCAAGGCCCTGGCCGCGCCGCCGCAGCACCAGGTCGAGCTGCCTGGGTTCTGGATCGCGCGGACCGAGACCACGCTGGCCCAGTGGATCGAGTTCCTCGACCAGCTCGCGCCGGCCGAGCGCGAGGAGCGCCGGCCGCGGCCCGGCGCCGGGTTCGCGAGCGGCGTCGAGCTCACCGTCGACGCCGACGGGGCCTGGGCGTTCACGCTGACCCACGCCGACGCCACGTACCGGGCGCGGCGCGGCGCGCCGTTCCGCTACCAGGGCCGCGCGCGCCGGGTCGCGCAGGACTGGACCCTGTTCCCGGTGGCCGGCATCACGATCGCCGACGCCCGCGCCTACGCCGCCTGGCTCGACCGCACCGGGCGCGTGCGCGGCGCGCGGCTGTGCACCGGCGCCGAGTGGGAGCGCGCGGCCCGCGGCGCCGACGACCGGATCTATCCGCACGGCGATCAGCTGGAGCTCGACGACGCCGACCTGGTCAAGACCTACGGCGAGGTGCCAGGCTCGTTCGGACCCGATCAGGTCGGCAGCCACCCGGCGTCCGACAGCCCGTTCGGGGTCGCGGATCTGCTCGGCAACGTCTGGGAGTTCGTCGAGAGCACGCCCGAGGTCGCGGTGACCCGCGGCGGCGACTGGTACAGCGGCGGGTTCTCGTCGCGGTCGAGCAAGAACCTCGGCAACGAGCCGAACTTCCGCAGCGGCGGCACCGGCGTCCGCATCTGCGCCG from Myxococcales bacterium harbors:
- a CDS encoding HutD family protein, with protein sequence MPLIERIDAGAWRSAPWGAAQGTSHEIARWPAGAAAARLARVSVAEITAPGPFTRLPGYRRWLCVLDDGGGLTLTIDGRAWHGTTGAAIEFGGADDVTATITGPARVWNLIARADVTWTAARLAAVEDRALPAGVAIVYATSARVGVEVDGHGHGLPATATLIATSSQPLAVRVGAGPDSAALVVHLALAPSPQHGGAVVMTPPPEQVVTLDGAAMTTPAEFHAELARQFGFPAFYGANLDALIDCLTYLDEPDARMSAVHAPPGGIVVIALTDAAAVPAALYQGFVDALAFVNHRRRERGGRAVVALAAHR
- a CDS encoding SUMF1/EgtB/PvdO family nonheme iron enzyme yields the protein MLEQDPPALATVAPDVDPALAAVVDRALAREPAARPASADAMAQALATAAAGAPVAHVDNPYRGLAAFAADDRALFFGRGADVGAIVDRLRGEQAVVVVGDSGVGKSSLVRAGVLPAIAAGGLGGARAWITATFRPGADPLAAARAALGVAGPDDLAGALAAATHGGAGLVVFVDQAEELITQAPRADAVELADVLATALAGDPGLRVIASVRGDFVTRLADVPGLRALVTRGLHLVSPLDDAGRREAILGPAAVVGVELEAAAVDALVAESAGRGGLPLLQFALALLWQRRDVTTVRITAADVVAIGGVGGALARHADGVIAALDPAGRATARRLLTALVTSDGTSAIRDAAELAVDAAGARAVLDALIDGRLVVARDGAAGASYALAHDALIVHWATLAEWLADDVGLRARRQRLAAAATEWARLGRGRDGLLTRRQLSEAATLPDLAAREAALVAASRRALARRRTLTLSLVALAVAAIVAAVVGTRWAQARARDRQIAAHVARAQKLAGAAGAQAAVADRTRADAFAQFDRYARTNAAADEAVAEDTWRLAQARSRETRDTYRAAASALESALLIEARPRLRTRLAELLHAQAVLAERDHDPYAVADLRARVATYSAEVAATWDAPATLTVTVDTPAELVVRCAVASDPTRRPGLPLADVRGRTLTVTTPPTSCLVDVDSPGRVRVQAPVTLARGERLALALTLPAAATAPAGFAYVAPGRFLFGAEPEEVRKALAAPPQHQVELPGFWIARTETTLAQWIEFLDQLAPAEREERRPRPGAGFASGVELTVDADGAWAFTLTHADATYRARRGAPFRYQGRARRVAQDWTLFPVAGITIADARAYAAWLDRTGRVRGARLCTGAEWERAARGADDRIYPHGDQLELDDADLVKTYGEVPGSFGPDQVGSHPASDSPFGVADLLGNVWEFVESTPEVAVTRGGDWYSGGFSSRSSKNLGNEPNFRSGGTGVRICADAR